One segment of Niabella beijingensis DNA contains the following:
- a CDS encoding Crp/Fnr family transcriptional regulator, whose product MHTLLIQHIRALVPLAEAEEDLIIAAFQQKRLKRRQFFVQEGDPCRYLGFVTKGVLRSYFTSEKGQEHIIQFAIEGWWLNDNESFLFNTPSQFNIEALEDTTLLQIDRPALEALYRDVPQLERFFRILYQRSFIMLQKRVIATISQTAEQRYLEFADRYPEIVHRVPQYQLAAYLGMTAEFLSKIRHGIAVKRS is encoded by the coding sequence ATGCATACTTTGTTAATTCAACATATCAGGGCCCTGGTTCCGCTGGCGGAAGCGGAGGAGGACCTGATCATAGCAGCCTTTCAGCAGAAACGGCTAAAGCGCCGGCAATTCTTTGTACAGGAAGGAGACCCCTGCCGCTACCTGGGCTTTGTTACAAAAGGAGTGCTGCGTTCTTATTTCACCAGTGAAAAGGGTCAGGAACACATAATCCAGTTCGCTATTGAGGGCTGGTGGCTGAACGACAATGAAAGTTTTTTATTCAATACCCCCTCCCAATTCAACATTGAGGCACTTGAAGACACAACGCTGTTACAGATCGACCGGCCGGCTCTTGAAGCCCTTTACCGGGATGTGCCGCAGCTGGAGCGCTTCTTTCGCATCCTTTATCAGCGCAGCTTTATCATGCTTCAGAAAAGGGTGATCGCGACCATAAGTCAGACCGCCGAACAGCGCTACCTGGAGTTTGCAGACCGGTACCCGGAGATCGTGCATCGTGTTCCCCAATACCAGCTGGCGGCCTACCTGGGTATGACGGCAGAATTCCTCAGCAAGATCCGTCATGGTATTGCTGTAAAAAGATCTTAA
- a CDS encoding DoxX family protein produces MELFTQTTGLTSLILRLTLGLVMLPHGWQKMAHFNNTLMHLQQDYHLPWLVAVLVILTEFIAPVLLVAGLASRAMALLLILLMTGAVFAGHHWQHGFFMNWFGNQKGEGFEYHLLAIGLGIAIVLSGSGKWSVDQLLGSRW; encoded by the coding sequence ATGGAACTCTTTACACAAACAACCGGGCTCACCTCCCTGATACTCCGGCTCACTCTCGGTCTTGTAATGCTGCCACACGGCTGGCAGAAAATGGCCCATTTTAATAACACGCTGATGCACCTGCAACAGGATTATCACCTACCCTGGCTGGTGGCGGTTCTTGTAATCCTGACGGAGTTCATTGCTCCGGTCTTGCTGGTAGCTGGTCTCGCTTCCCGTGCAATGGCGTTGCTACTCATCCTGCTGATGACAGGAGCCGTTTTTGCGGGGCACCACTGGCAACATGGATTTTTTATGAACTGGTTTGGGAACCAGAAAGGAGAAGGCTTTGAATACCATCTGCTGGCCATTGGTCTCGGCATTGCCATTGTTCTTTCAGGAAGCGGAAAATGGTCTGTTGACCAGTTGCTCGGCAGCCGTTGGTAA